A genomic stretch from Nitrospirota bacterium includes:
- a CDS encoding GGDEF domain-containing protein, which yields MRMTSAVNSKTFKDDLLDKIYFIMERIVVFDGIDDVLNHIVRTSVSLTRSEAATIRTFDVTSGKLKINASHGLSRKYINQSSLNIGEGILGKVVQSGKPFMTKDIHTEKNCVYKELARDEGIHSILSIPLKTKNATIGCLTVYRKTKDKFTDEEMLLLNIFAAQSIEAIDKMSLVENLKRQASHDMLTDTFNRHFLYKRLDEEIMRASRHSLVFSVIFIDIDNFKKFNDEHGHLLGDKLLVDMIHLIKKGLRKNDIIGRFGGEEFVLIAPETDKNGAVSLITKALKQVNKHSFLGNKGDVKGISFSAGISSFPEDGKTSQEIIGNADEAMYLSKKSGKNAVKVCKKPAKKAAGKKKAE from the coding sequence ATGAGGATGACTTCTGCCGTAAACAGCAAGACTTTCAAAGACGATCTTCTCGACAAGATATATTTCATAATGGAACGTATCGTCGTGTTTGACGGAATAGATGATGTGCTTAATCATATTGTAAGGACATCGGTCAGCCTTACCCGGTCAGAGGCTGCGACGATCAGGACATTTGATGTGACGAGCGGAAAGCTTAAGATAAACGCAAGCCACGGCCTTTCCCGCAAATATATAAATCAGTCTTCATTGAATATCGGCGAAGGCATACTCGGAAAAGTCGTGCAAAGCGGGAAGCCTTTTATGACAAAAGATATTCACACGGAGAAGAACTGTGTGTATAAAGAGCTTGCCAGGGATGAAGGGATCCACTCGATACTTTCCATCCCTCTGAAAACAAAGAATGCCACCATCGGATGCCTTACCGTCTACAGAAAGACAAAGGATAAATTCACCGATGAGGAGATGCTGCTGCTCAATATATTCGCCGCGCAGTCGATAGAGGCGATAGATAAAATGTCTCTCGTGGAGAACCTGAAGAGGCAGGCAAGCCATGATATGCTCACTGACACATTTAACAGGCATTTCCTTTACAAGAGGCTTGATGAGGAGATAATGAGGGCGTCACGCCACAGCCTTGTCTTTTCGGTCATTTTCATAGACATAGATAATTTTAAGAAATTCAATGATGAGCACGGGCATCTTCTCGGCGACAAGCTTCTTGTAGACATGATACATCTGATAAAAAAGGGTTTAAGGAAAAATGACATAATCGGAAGGTTCGGCGGAGAGGAATTTGTCCTGATAGCTCCGGAGACCGATAAGAACGGCGCTGTTTCGCTTATTACCAAGGCGCTGAAGCAGGTCAACAAGCACAGTTTTCTCGGTAATAAGGGTGACGTTAAGGGAATCAGCTTCAGCGCGGGAATATCCTCTTTCCCTGAGGATGGAAAGACATCACAGGAGATCATCGGCAATGCTGATGAAGCCATGTACCTCTCAAAGAAGTCAGGCAAGAATGCTGTAAAAGTATGTAAGAAGCCCGCAAAAAAGGCAGCGGGAAAAAAGAAGGCTGAATAA
- the leuD gene encoding 3-isopropylmalate dehydratase small subunit, which produces MILKGRVWKFGRDIDTDAIIPARYLNTSDPNELAKHVMEDADKDFPSKVKKGDMIIADANFGCGSSREHAPIAIKAAGMQGVVAKSFARIFYRNAFNIGLPIFESEEASEKISEGDVIEVDADSGVIKNITKGEEYAAKPIPPFMQELISAGGLIEWTKKRLKSN; this is translated from the coding sequence TTGATACTTAAAGGAAGAGTATGGAAGTTTGGCAGGGATATAGATACTGACGCGATCATACCGGCAAGATATCTTAATACATCTGACCCGAACGAACTCGCGAAACATGTCATGGAAGATGCTGATAAGGATTTCCCGTCAAAGGTTAAAAAAGGCGATATGATAATCGCTGACGCGAACTTCGGCTGCGGTTCTTCACGCGAGCACGCGCCTATAGCCATCAAGGCCGCAGGCATGCAGGGAGTCGTGGCAAAGAGCTTCGCGAGGATATTCTACAGGAACGCGTTCAATATCGGGCTTCCCATCTTTGAGTCTGAAGAAGCTTCTGAAAAGATATCAGAGGGCGATGTTATAGAGGTGGACGCTGACAGCGGCGTGATTAAGAACATTACCAAGGGCGAAGAGTACGCCGCAAAACCGATCCCGCCATTCATGCAGGAACTTATATCCGCGGGAGGGCTTATTGAGTGGACAAAGAAGAGGTTGAAGAGCAATTAA
- a CDS encoding sigma 54-interacting transcriptional regulator, which translates to MMKNNCGANRPKSNKIILADEAYQNFFNISNDIFCIVGLDGYFKLVNPAFTRLLGYSEEELLATSFYDLIHPDELQDNINEIETISEGTHLNYCEHSYLCKDGSFKLIAWNAYSDIEDGVIYAVGQDITRQKQAEEALQKIGDELEHEKSFSHIITRSKKMRAIFHYIEAVARSRKPILITGETGTGKELLARAVHSASGLSGPHVAVNIAGLDDNMFSDTLFGHKKGAYTGADKDRSGLVVKAEGGTLLLDEIGDLSESSQVKLLRLLEERIYYPIGSDLPEKSNACIIACSNHNIEGLVAKGRFRKDLYFRLKIHHIHIPPLRERITDIPLLFDHFLKEASGSMEKKMPSVPGELITLLSTYHFPGNIRELQAMVYDAVAQNRSGRLSLDVFNKQMKQQGSEQIADAGSFVDILGHFPKLKDTENLLISEALKRSNGNQGIAASLLGISRQALNQRLKKNEPDKGCNNPCSFNNSCNSE; encoded by the coding sequence ATGATGAAAAATAATTGCGGTGCAAACAGGCCGAAGTCGAATAAGATCATCCTGGCGGATGAGGCCTATCAGAATTTTTTCAACATATCAAACGACATATTCTGCATCGTGGGGCTGGATGGTTATTTTAAACTCGTAAACCCGGCCTTTACAAGGCTGCTCGGTTATTCCGAAGAGGAGCTTCTCGCAACATCCTTCTATGACCTCATACATCCTGATGAGCTTCAAGATAACATTAATGAAATAGAGACGATCTCAGAAGGCACGCACTTAAATTATTGCGAGCACAGCTATCTATGCAAGGACGGCTCTTTCAAGCTCATCGCATGGAACGCGTATTCAGACATTGAGGATGGTGTAATATATGCGGTCGGCCAGGACATCACGAGGCAGAAGCAGGCAGAAGAGGCGCTGCAGAAGATAGGGGATGAGCTTGAGCATGAGAAGTCCTTTAGCCATATCATCACAAGAAGCAAAAAGATGCGGGCGATATTTCATTACATTGAAGCTGTGGCAAGGTCGCGCAAGCCGATACTTATTACAGGTGAGACAGGAACGGGAAAAGAGCTGCTTGCAAGGGCGGTGCATTCTGCAAGCGGGCTGAGCGGCCCTCATGTGGCTGTGAACATTGCCGGGCTTGATGACAATATGTTCTCTGATACGCTCTTCGGCCATAAGAAGGGCGCATACACTGGAGCGGATAAGGACAGAAGCGGGCTTGTTGTAAAGGCTGAAGGCGGCACGCTCCTGCTTGATGAGATAGGAGACCTCAGCGAATCATCGCAGGTCAAACTTCTCCGCCTGCTTGAGGAACGGATATATTATCCGATAGGCTCGGATCTCCCTGAGAAGAGCAACGCGTGCATCATAGCCTGTTCCAACCATAACATTGAAGGCCTTGTCGCAAAGGGAAGGTTCCGCAAGGATCTTTATTTCCGTCTGAAGATACATCACATACATATACCGCCCCTGCGCGAGCGGATAACGGATATCCCGCTTCTGTTTGATCATTTCCTCAAAGAGGCGTCAGGCTCTATGGAAAAGAAGATGCCTTCTGTGCCGGGCGAACTCATTACGCTGCTTTCAACATATCACTTCCCCGGCAATATACGCGAGCTTCAGGCGATGGTCTATGACGCGGTCGCGCAGAACAGGTCAGGACGGCTCTCTCTTGATGTATTCAATAAACAGATGAAGCAGCAAGGCTCAGAACAGATAGCTGATGCGGGCTCTTTTGTTGATATTCTTGGACACTTCCCTAAATTAAAAGATACAGAGAACCTTCTGATATCAGAGGCGCTTAAACGCTCCAATGGAAATCAGGGCATAGCAGCTTCACTCCTCGGCATATCACGCCAGGCGCTTAACCAGCGCTTAAAGAAAAATGAGCCTGATAAGGGATGCAATAATCCTTGCTCTTTCAATAATAGTTGCAACTCTGAATAA
- a CDS encoding B12-binding domain-containing radical SAM protein yields the protein MKLLLISLQSNAYVTGLKYIAANVIDSGHDAKILLLPGFIEETLSPSIEGFIKDYNPDLIGIGLMSIEFYPAKNLTLLLKEKFQVPVIWGGVHVVVDPDECIKHTDYVCVSEGERAVVSLLDHLRAKGRHVLPEIPNIWVNDKGRVIKQERALPEKDLDSLPLQEYLPEYFYGYHKNRIIRFAEEPRLFRRYALYGGTCHMMITSRGCPFNCGYCANSYLMKVYGNKVRERSVESCIQELKEVKKDPYIIYINFEDDWFLFHSIDWLKKFCEEYKKYINLPFMIRVFPSNLDREKIFLLRDAGLSWVIMGVQSGSDRINFEVFNRRVHFSSVLKAAEMIAETKAAAYYEMITDNPYETEEDRMETINSIAKIKRPYAISLAHLTFFPGTPLTKKAISDGIADPEAYLTRYMVNIDNTYFNKVLYMTPYLPRFITGFFNRPEKSRGILHSLLVTILFFVMKRTVEPAVYFFITTRALNYNIEWTYKTVLYNWRSAVSKLFYNFLGRQDIKFDERLKMFRKVKPALFVK from the coding sequence ATGAAATTACTGCTCATCTCTCTTCAATCCAACGCATACGTTACAGGACTTAAATACATAGCCGCAAATGTCATTGATAGCGGTCATGACGCAAAGATACTGCTCCTTCCGGGCTTTATTGAAGAGACTTTGTCGCCTTCAATAGAAGGCTTTATTAAGGATTACAACCCTGACCTTATAGGCATCGGGCTGATGTCAATTGAATTTTATCCGGCAAAGAACCTCACACTTCTTCTGAAGGAAAAATTCCAGGTACCTGTAATATGGGGAGGAGTGCATGTTGTCGTTGATCCTGATGAATGCATAAAGCACACTGATTATGTCTGCGTCAGCGAGGGAGAGAGGGCGGTCGTATCTTTGCTTGACCATCTCCGTGCAAAGGGCAGACATGTCCTGCCGGAGATCCCGAACATATGGGTCAATGATAAAGGCAGGGTCATAAAACAGGAAAGGGCCCTGCCTGAAAAAGACCTTGACAGCCTTCCTCTTCAGGAATATCTGCCTGAGTATTTTTACGGTTATCACAAGAACAGGATAATCAGGTTTGCGGAAGAACCGCGCCTCTTCCGCAGGTATGCGCTCTACGGCGGCACATGCCATATGATGATCACATCAAGGGGATGCCCCTTCAACTGCGGGTATTGCGCCAATTCATACCTGATGAAGGTCTATGGCAATAAGGTGAGGGAGAGGTCTGTTGAAAGCTGCATTCAGGAACTGAAAGAGGTAAAGAAAGACCCGTATATTATTTATATAAATTTCGAGGATGACTGGTTCCTCTTCCACAGCATAGATTGGCTCAAGAAGTTCTGCGAAGAGTATAAGAAATATATCAACCTGCCGTTTATGATACGCGTCTTCCCGTCAAACCTTGACAGGGAGAAGATATTTCTCCTGAGGGACGCGGGGCTCAGCTGGGTGATAATGGGCGTTCAGAGCGGAAGCGACCGCATCAACTTTGAGGTCTTCAACAGGCGGGTGCATTTTTCATCAGTATTAAAGGCTGCTGAGATGATAGCAGAGACAAAGGCTGCTGCTTATTACGAGATGATAACTGACAACCCTTACGAGACTGAAGAAGACAGGATGGAGACGATAAACTCCATAGCAAAGATCAAGAGGCCGTATGCAATATCGCTTGCGCATCTCACATTCTTCCCCGGTACTCCTCTTACCAAGAAGGCGATAAGCGACGGCATCGCAGACCCGGAGGCGTATCTGACAAGGTACATGGTAAATATCGACAATACCTATTTTAATAAAGTCCTTTACATGACGCCTTATCTACCGCGTTTCATAACCGGCTTTTTCAACAGGCCGGAAAAATCGAGAGGGATACTTCACTCACTCCTTGTAACAATCCTCTTCTTTGTAATGAAGAGGACGGTGGAACCTGCTGTCTACTTCTTTATCACAACAAGGGCGCTGAACTATAACATCGAGTGGACATACAAGACCGTGCTTTACAACTGGAGGTCAGCCGTGTCGAAACTCTTTTATAACTTCCTCGGCAGGCAGGACATTAAATTTGATGAGAGGCTGAAGATGTTTCGAAAGGTCAAACCGGCGCTGTTTGTAAAATAA
- a CDS encoding radical SAM protein, which produces MNISLIKVRESSTDIPEMTPPLGLLYLAGYLRKFRPGKDDIKLFDLSVQSDNFVMDNMKDADIVGLSSMNRDGLYLSEIVKRVREVNQRCVLVLGGPVVSSLMEELFDTFDVDYAVAYEGERTFLELVEKIDGSQMPFEEIKGILFKKGADSVFTGRRESIEDLDGEIPFPAWDLFINSPLGAEFWKRKSFSFFRVNKKYMGIFSSRGCPYNCIYCHDIFTKKFRAHSAERVVSEMEFLNKQFGIADFEFYDDTFNFDKARARRICDLIIEKRLKVNLYFPNGVRADRLEKDIVEKLAKAGTKVLCFAIETVSERLQKLLRRELKFDNLDSMIQTAVENGIHAEGFFMIGHPTETREEMLKTIDYAARSPLHSAAFSITTPQKGTRLFAEYIGGDAPQKLGEGYYAHSSSISGLGPSEVNRLLSYAFRKVYLRPVRIFRIMRTLPFRLFFSRRFFVQIVKWADVVAGRPYRQELN; this is translated from the coding sequence ATGAATATATCTTTAATTAAAGTAAGAGAGTCCTCAACAGATATACCTGAAATGACCCCGCCTTTAGGCCTTCTTTATCTTGCAGGCTATTTAAGAAAGTTCAGGCCCGGCAAGGATGATATCAAGCTGTTTGACCTGTCAGTCCAAAGCGATAATTTTGTCATGGACAATATGAAGGACGCGGATATTGTCGGCCTATCATCAATGAACAGGGACGGGTTGTATTTATCGGAAATAGTAAAGCGCGTCAGAGAGGTAAATCAAAGGTGCGTACTGGTACTGGGTGGGCCTGTGGTATCAAGCCTTATGGAAGAACTGTTCGATACTTTTGATGTTGATTACGCGGTTGCTTATGAGGGTGAGAGAACATTTCTTGAGCTTGTGGAAAAGATCGACGGCAGTCAAATGCCTTTTGAGGAGATAAAAGGCATCCTCTTTAAAAAAGGCGCTGACAGCGTATTTACCGGCAGGAGGGAGTCTATCGAAGACCTTGACGGAGAGATCCCTTTTCCTGCCTGGGATCTCTTCATAAACAGCCCGCTCGGAGCAGAATTCTGGAAGAGAAAAAGTTTCTCGTTCTTCAGAGTCAACAAGAAGTATATGGGGATTTTTTCTTCACGCGGGTGCCCCTATAATTGCATATACTGTCATGACATATTTACCAAAAAGTTCAGAGCACACTCTGCCGAACGGGTTGTCAGCGAGATGGAATTTCTGAACAAACAATTCGGGATCGCGGATTTTGAGTTTTATGATGATACCTTTAATTTTGACAAGGCCAGGGCCAGAAGGATATGTGATCTTATTATTGAAAAACGCCTCAAGGTGAACCTGTATTTCCCTAACGGTGTAAGGGCTGACAGGCTTGAGAAGGACATAGTAGAGAAACTCGCAAAGGCAGGAACAAAAGTTTTATGTTTTGCTATCGAGACAGTTTCAGAAAGGCTGCAGAAGCTTCTGAGGAGAGAACTGAAATTTGACAACCTGGACAGCATGATACAGACAGCCGTAGAGAACGGCATACATGCCGAAGGCTTTTTTATGATAGGACACCCTACTGAAACAAGGGAAGAAATGCTTAAGACGATAGATTATGCCGCAAGATCCCCTTTACACTCTGCCGCTTTTTCAATTACTACGCCGCAGAAGGGAACAAGGCTCTTTGCAGAATACATCGGCGGGGATGCTCCCCAGAAGCTGGGCGAGGGTTACTATGCACATTCAAGCTCAATATCCGGGCTTGGCCCTTCTGAGGTCAACAGGCTTCTTTCATATGCATTCAGAAAGGTCTATCTCAGGCCTGTAAGAATATTCAGAATTATGAGAACCCTTCCGTTTCGACTGTTTTTCAGCAGAAGGTTTTTTGTTCAGATAGTCAAATGGGCAGATGTTGTTGCAGGAAGGCCTTATCGTCAGGAACTAAATTAA
- a CDS encoding radical SAM protein has protein sequence MKNLHHKQFLSSAKSFARLWRALLFKQLPNYLIVFVTGRCNMNCDYCCNIARKIRSSEELSSEQWANAVKGTNALIHLTITGGEPFIRQDIGELVIGMVKSSGVPHVSINTNGFLTGHILKTTEEILTSLPDIDFTLHVSLDGPAEIHDAVRHKHGAASAVYDTIHGLSHLKKRFPNFKVLLQSLILPENVEVMESFLADSRLLPVDFHEITFPRDITGKNMHDAAMIKNYKKIIKKHRSLTSLESRMFNILNKRVANTLQKKRSYLPCYAGGRMVEILPNGEVIACEMSKVKGESLIGDVSNGEDCLVDICGSINAKQFRNKIAKSCICTFECSVLCNIVFDVKRWPLLLFGR, from the coding sequence ATGAAAAACCTGCATCACAAACAATTTTTATCATCTGCTAAAAGTTTCGCCAGGCTCTGGCGGGCTCTTCTTTTCAAGCAACTCCCTAACTATTTAATAGTTTTTGTAACAGGACGCTGTAACATGAACTGTGATTACTGCTGTAACATTGCCCGAAAAATCAGAAGTTCTGAAGAATTATCTTCTGAGCAATGGGCCAATGCAGTCAAAGGAACCAACGCATTGATTCATCTTACGATCACCGGTGGTGAGCCATTTATCCGGCAGGATATTGGAGAACTTGTCATTGGAATGGTAAAGTCCTCCGGAGTCCCCCATGTAAGTATCAATACAAACGGCTTTCTGACCGGGCATATTCTAAAAACTACAGAAGAAATTCTGACCTCCTTGCCGGATATTGATTTTACATTACATGTATCACTTGACGGCCCTGCTGAAATACATGATGCCGTGAGGCATAAACATGGCGCTGCATCCGCTGTGTACGATACAATTCATGGATTAAGCCATCTTAAAAAGAGATTTCCCAATTTCAAGGTCTTGCTGCAATCTCTCATTCTTCCTGAAAACGTAGAAGTTATGGAATCATTCCTTGCAGACTCCAGGTTGCTGCCGGTTGATTTTCACGAAATAACCTTTCCCCGGGATATCACTGGTAAAAATATGCATGATGCAGCCATGATCAAAAATTACAAAAAAATAATTAAAAAACACAGATCATTAACCTCTCTGGAAAGCAGGATGTTCAATATACTGAATAAACGCGTAGCAAATACACTTCAGAAAAAGAGATCCTATTTACCATGCTATGCCGGAGGACGGATGGTTGAAATACTCCCTAACGGTGAGGTCATTGCCTGTGAAATGTCAAAAGTTAAAGGTGAATCACTGATCGGCGATGTCAGTAATGGAGAGGATTGTCTGGTTGATATCTGTGGCAGTATTAATGCAAAACAGTTTCGCAACAAAATAGCGAAAAGCTGTATATGTACATTTGAGTGCTCCGTACTATGCAACATTGTTTTTGATGTAAAGAGATGGCCATTGCTTCTCTTTGGCAGATAA
- a CDS encoding sulfite exporter TauE/SafE family protein has translation MTNELMILVTAAASIGFLHTLLGPDHYIPFIAMSKSGEWSMRKTTFVTVLCGIGHVLSSVLLGTVGITFGLAVSRLEAFESFRGDIATWALIAFGLVYFAWGMRRAYRNRPHTHIHDHGGGAEHVHTHVHAEEHLHLHKKKNASVVTPWALFIIFILGPCEPLIPMLMYPAARHSMLGLGLVAGVFSAVTISTMLGIVLVSTYGINILPAKGLERYTHAIAGAIISFCGISVLVFGL, from the coding sequence ATGACAAATGAATTGATGATACTTGTTACTGCCGCTGCTTCCATCGGCTTTCTTCACACGCTGTTAGGCCCGGATCATTATATCCCTTTCATAGCGATGTCAAAGTCGGGCGAATGGTCCATGCGCAAGACAACTTTTGTCACAGTTCTGTGCGGCATAGGGCATGTCCTGAGTTCAGTTTTGCTGGGTACAGTAGGCATAACTTTCGGATTGGCTGTTTCAAGGCTTGAGGCCTTTGAATCATTCCGCGGAGATATAGCAACATGGGCACTGATAGCGTTCGGCCTTGTCTACTTTGCATGGGGAATGAGGCGCGCTTATCGGAACAGGCCGCACACACATATACATGATCACGGCGGCGGCGCAGAGCATGTGCATACTCATGTTCATGCTGAAGAGCATCTGCATCTGCATAAAAAAAAGAATGCAAGCGTTGTGACTCCGTGGGCGCTCTTTATAATCTTCATCCTCGGCCCGTGCGAGCCTTTGATCCCGATGCTTATGTATCCAGCCGCACGGCACAGCATGTTGGGCCTCGGACTTGTTGCCGGAGTATTCAGCGCGGTCACGATATCGACCATGCTCGGTATTGTGCTTGTCTCGACATACGGGATTAATATTCTTCCTGCCAAAGGGCTGGAGCGTTATACCCATGCCATCGCAGGGGCGATAATAAGTTTTTGCGGCATATCGGTGCTCGTCTTTGGTCTGTGA
- the hemW gene encoding radical SAM family heme chaperone HemW: MYCDFVSGIYDPQKAAAYISALKKEIIAISNDNYPSPIPLPQGEGARGRVFSTLYIGGGTPTALSTNLLKDLIGHIFTCFDFPPPHPLLKAPTVALIKGGQKGGEATIETNPGTLDLEKLKAVKEAGMNRLSIGVQSFNDDELKLLHRLHSSSEAERAFYLAREAGFSNIGIDLIYGIPGQSLESWKKTLQKVVQLGPEHISAYELTVEKGTLLHERIREGGISVSDEELIIEMYNHTIDHLSLSGFEHYEISNFAKPGFQSRHNLNYWERGDYYAAGLGAHSFVNGKRSYNTGDLDDYLKAISDMRSPVLEEEYITKDKAVSEAIFLGLRKTEGINVESFFKRYGMNILSHYQDELADMQEEGLIEITNSECSYETNLRLTRRGLLLSNEVFVRLS, translated from the coding sequence ATGTACTGCGATTTTGTTTCAGGGATATATGACCCGCAAAAGGCTGCCGCATACATCAGCGCGCTGAAGAAAGAGATAATCGCAATCTCCAATGATAATTACCCCTCCCCCATCCCCCTCCCTCAAGGGGAGGGGGCAAGGGGGAGGGTGTTCTCAACTCTTTACATAGGTGGAGGAACACCCACTGCGCTTTCAACAAATCTTCTTAAAGATCTGATAGGTCATATCTTTACATGCTTTGATTTTCCCCCCCCCCATCCCCTGCTTAAGGCACCTACTGTTGCCCTTATTAAGGGGGGGCAAAAGGGGGGGGAAGCGACTATTGAGACTAACCCAGGTACTCTTGATCTGGAAAAATTGAAAGCTGTCAAAGAAGCCGGGATGAACAGGTTAAGCATCGGCGTTCAGTCTTTCAATGATGATGAACTTAAGTTGCTCCACAGGCTTCACTCTTCTTCAGAAGCGGAGAGGGCTTTTTATCTTGCCAGAGAGGCGGGATTTAGCAATATCGGCATTGACCTCATTTATGGAATTCCTGGACAGAGTTTGGAAAGCTGGAAGAAGACGCTTCAAAAGGTGGTTCAGCTCGGCCCCGAACATATATCTGCATATGAACTTACAGTAGAGAAGGGGACGTTATTGCATGAGAGGATCAGGGAAGGCGGTATTTCAGTTTCAGATGAGGAGTTGATCATTGAGATGTATAACCACACCATTGATCATTTGTCTTTATCAGGCTTTGAACACTATGAAATATCCAACTTTGCAAAACCCGGTTTTCAGTCCCGCCATAATCTTAACTACTGGGAGAGGGGAGATTATTACGCTGCCGGGCTTGGAGCGCATTCTTTTGTAAATGGAAAACGTTCTTATAACACTGGCGATCTGGATGATTATCTTAAAGCTATTTCTGACATGAGAAGCCCTGTTTTGGAAGAAGAATATATAACTAAAGATAAGGCTGTCTCTGAGGCCATCTTTCTCGGGCTGAGAAAGACTGAAGGGATAAATGTCGAATCATTCTTCAAACGCTATGGGATGAATATTTTAAGTCATTATCAGGATGAATTGGCGGATATGCAGGAAGAAGGCCTGATCGAGATCACTAATTCAGAATGCTCATATGAAACCAATCTGAGGTTGACGAGGCGCGGCCTGCTTCTCTCTAACGAGGTATTTGTCAGGCTTTCCTGA
- a CDS encoding radical SAM protein translates to MKFEPKWIAWEITRRCNLKCVHCRSSSELEAKGHPDFSMEEAYRVIDDISSYAKPVMVLSGGEPLLRKDVFDIAKYGTDKGLRICIATNGSLVTEEVCIKMKDAGVKMVSLSLDGSTAEVHDNFRNQKGAFDGVINATALFKKHDIKFLINSSFTKRNQSEIPKLSKLAKELGATAWYMFMIVPTGRGEDIMNELISKEDYEELLKWHYEMEKNEKDMLVRPTCAPHYYRIVLQMQKEEGEKFERRTLNFSTGGSKGCLAGQLICLIDVDGNVLPCSYFPKSAGNIREKTFKDIWENSELFKDMRNFKAYKGKCGSCEYVNVCGGCRARAYAVTGDYMDEEPFCGYVPVKMLKEGKTK, encoded by the coding sequence ATGAAATTTGAACCGAAATGGATAGCCTGGGAGATAACAAGAAGGTGTAACCTCAAGTGCGTTCACTGCCGTTCTTCGTCTGAACTTGAGGCCAAAGGCCATCCTGATTTTTCTATGGAAGAGGCGTATCGGGTCATTGATGATATCTCAAGCTACGCTAAGCCTGTGATGGTCTTGTCTGGCGGCGAGCCGCTTTTACGCAAAGATGTATTCGATATCGCAAAGTACGGCACTGATAAAGGGCTGAGGATATGTATCGCTACGAACGGCTCTCTTGTTACCGAAGAGGTTTGCATAAAGATGAAGGATGCCGGCGTGAAGATGGTCTCGCTCAGCCTTGACGGTTCAACAGCTGAGGTCCATGATAATTTCAGAAACCAGAAAGGCGCGTTTGACGGTGTTATCAACGCCACAGCCCTTTTCAAAAAACACGACATCAAGTTCCTTATAAATTCATCATTCACAAAGAGAAACCAGAGTGAGATACCAAAACTCAGTAAGCTGGCTAAAGAGCTCGGCGCCACCGCGTGGTATATGTTCATGATCGTTCCCACGGGAAGAGGAGAGGATATCATGAATGAGCTGATATCCAAAGAGGATTATGAGGAGCTGCTCAAGTGGCATTATGAGATGGAGAAGAATGAGAAGGATATGCTTGTGCGCCCCACCTGCGCCCCGCACTATTACCGGATAGTGCTTCAGATGCAGAAAGAGGAAGGCGAGAAGTTCGAGCGCCGCACGCTTAACTTCTCAACAGGCGGTTCAAAGGGATGCCTTGCGGGCCAGCTCATCTGCCTCATAGATGTGGACGGCAATGTGCTTCCATGCAGTTACTTCCCTAAATCAGCAGGCAATATCCGGGAGAAGACTTTCAAGGATATCTGGGAGAATTCCGAGCTTTTCAAGGATATGAGAAACTTCAAGGCATACAAGGGGAAGTGCGGTTCATGCGAATACGTAAATGTATGCGGCGGATGCAGGGCTCGCGCGTATGCCGTGACCGGGGATTATATGGATGAGGAACCGTTCTGCGGATATGTTCCGGTAAAAATGTTAAAAGAAGGTAAAACTAAATAA